One genomic region from Patescibacteria group bacterium encodes:
- the aspS gene encoding aspartate--tRNA ligase: protein MQRIFIKEAVNKIGEQVLLKGWVNGRRNLGKMIFIDLRDTSGLVQVVISPNLSQESLVAAKEIRPEYVVAVQGTVKTRESGRENTALTSGAIEIEASQITIINSAKTPPFEIANEDRQASEELRLKYRYLDLRHERMSRNIKLRGQIINYVIDYLTAKDFTYIQTPILSKSTPEGARDYLVPSRVHPGQFFALPQSPQQYKQLLMVAGFERYFQIAPCFRDEDARADRSPGEFYQIDMETSFMSQDELLSLTEEMFTSLVKKLFPDKYFSTMPWPRLKYQEVMAQYGTDKPDLRQNKEDVNELAFAWIVDFPLFNKQTTEDFFHGSGQSVWAPSHHMFTRPKEEDVPWLDTDPGRVRSYQHDLVLNGLEVGGGSLRIHEAQIQEKIWDLIGFSVEQKQQFSHLIEAFQYGVPPHGGIAPGLDRLVSILCGEKNIREVIAFPLTGDVRDPLMGAPSQVDPAQLVELGINFSKK from the coding sequence ATGCAACGTATTTTTATTAAAGAAGCGGTTAATAAAATAGGAGAGCAAGTCTTACTGAAAGGCTGGGTTAATGGTCGGCGTAATTTGGGTAAAATGATTTTTATTGATTTACGTGATACCTCTGGTTTGGTTCAGGTGGTTATTTCTCCTAATTTATCCCAAGAGTCTTTAGTGGCGGCCAAAGAAATACGTCCGGAGTATGTAGTAGCGGTGCAGGGTACTGTTAAAACTCGAGAGAGTGGCCGAGAGAACACAGCTTTAACCAGTGGAGCTATTGAAATAGAAGCTAGTCAAATAACTATAATAAATTCAGCTAAAACTCCGCCCTTTGAAATAGCCAACGAGGATAGGCAAGCCAGCGAAGAATTAAGGTTAAAGTACCGTTATTTAGATTTACGACACGAACGGATGTCGCGTAATATTAAATTACGGGGTCAGATTATTAATTATGTAATTGATTATTTAACAGCCAAAGATTTTACTTATATCCAAACACCCATTTTATCTAAATCTACTCCAGAAGGTGCTCGGGATTATTTAGTGCCTTCGCGGGTGCATCCAGGACAATTTTTTGCTTTACCCCAATCACCTCAGCAATATAAACAGTTATTAATGGTGGCTGGGTTTGAAAGGTATTTTCAAATAGCCCCTTGTTTTAGGGATGAAGATGCGCGGGCCGATCGTAGTCCGGGGGAATTTTATCAAATTGATATGGAAACATCTTTTATGTCCCAGGATGAGTTGCTTAGTTTAACAGAAGAGATGTTTACTTCTTTGGTTAAAAAACTTTTTCCAGATAAATATTTTTCTACCATGCCCTGGCCTCGGTTAAAATATCAAGAAGTTATGGCCCAATATGGTACTGACAAACCAGACTTACGGCAAAATAAGGAGGATGTTAATGAATTAGCCTTTGCTTGGATAGTGGATTTTCCTTTATTCAATAAACAGACAACAGAAGATTTTTTTCACGGTTCAGGTCAAAGCGTTTGGGCGCCGTCGCATCATATGTTTACTAGACCCAAAGAAGAGGATGTGCCCTGGCTGGACACGGATCCGGGGCGGGTGCGGTCTTATCAGCATGATTTAGTTTTGAATGGTTTGGAAGTCGGTGGCGGCAGCTTGCGTATCCACGAAGCTCAGATTCAGGAAAAAATTTGGGATTTGATTGGATTTTCTGTTGAGCAAAAACAGCAGTTTAGTCATTTGATTGAAGCTTTTCAATATGGCGTACCGCCACATGGCGGTATTGCGCCGGGTTTGGATCGTTTGGTTTCAATTTTATGCGGCGAAAAGAATATTCGGGAAGTCATTGCTTTTCCCTTAACCGGTGACGTCCGGGATCCGTTAATGGGCGCGCCTAGCCAGGTTGATCCCGCACAACTTGTTGAATTGGGTATTAATTTTTCAAAAAAATAG
- the asnS gene encoding asparagine--tRNA ligase: protein MQYVKSHQLKDFLGQTVEIKGWLVNSRSSGKIWFLQVRDGFGFSQVVVDAAKVAAASLVDCQALTIESSLSVVGVVAKHPKLEQYELQATEVKIISLAAEYPISKKEHGPDFLLDNRHLWLRSSRQWAIQRVRNTIINATFSYLNSQGFIKFDSPILTPTACEGTTSLFELDYFGEPAYLTQSGQLYLEAAISSLGRVFDFGPVFRAEKSKTRRHLIEFWMMDAEAAFVEHEDNLKIQEALIIFIVQAVLRDNLTELQILERDLTPLQNIKAPFYRLTHLEAVNKLRQQGSDIGDLDDLGADDETILTKMYDRPVFVEKYPAEVKAFYMKRDPSDPTRVLNADLLAPEGYGEIIGGSQREDNYEELKKRMLEHNLSLSDFGWYLDLRKYGSVPHSGFGYGLERIVAWLCGLKHIRESIPFPRLLNRLRP from the coding sequence ATGCAGTATGTTAAATCCCATCAATTAAAGGATTTTTTAGGTCAAACAGTCGAAATTAAGGGCTGGCTGGTTAATAGTCGATCTTCGGGTAAAATTTGGTTTTTGCAAGTTAGAGATGGTTTTGGTTTTAGCCAAGTGGTAGTAGATGCCGCTAAGGTGGCGGCTGCTAGTTTAGTTGATTGTCAGGCTTTAACTATAGAGTCGTCTTTAAGTGTGGTGGGGGTGGTCGCTAAGCATCCTAAATTGGAACAGTATGAATTGCAGGCTACGGAGGTAAAAATAATTTCTTTAGCTGCCGAATATCCCATAAGCAAAAAAGAGCATGGCCCGGATTTTTTGTTGGACAATCGTCATTTGTGGTTAAGATCATCTAGGCAATGGGCAATTCAGCGAGTTCGTAATACCATTATTAACGCCACCTTTAGTTATTTGAACAGTCAGGGGTTTATTAAATTTGATTCACCAATTTTAACACCCACAGCTTGTGAGGGTACAACTAGTTTATTTGAATTGGATTATTTTGGCGAGCCAGCTTATTTAACTCAATCTGGGCAGTTGTATTTGGAAGCGGCTATTAGTTCCTTGGGGCGAGTATTTGATTTTGGGCCGGTTTTTCGGGCAGAAAAATCCAAGACCCGTCGGCATTTAATAGAATTTTGGATGATGGATGCCGAGGCAGCTTTTGTTGAACATGAAGACAATTTAAAAATTCAAGAAGCTTTAATAATTTTTATTGTTCAAGCTGTTTTGCGAGATAATTTAACTGAGTTACAAATCTTGGAACGTGATTTAACTCCTTTGCAAAATATTAAGGCACCATTTTACAGATTAACTCACCTTGAAGCCGTTAATAAATTAAGACAGCAGGGTAGCGACATAGGTGATTTGGATGATTTAGGAGCGGATGATGAAACAATTTTGACTAAAATGTATGATCGGCCGGTTTTTGTGGAAAAATATCCAGCCGAGGTTAAGGCTTTTTATATGAAGCGGGATCCAAGTGATCCAACTAGAGTGCTGAACGCTGATTTGTTGGCTCCGGAAGGTTATGGTGAAATAATTGGCGGTAGTCAGCGTGAAGATAATTATGAAGAATTAAAAAAACGGATGTTGGAACATAATTTATCACTCAGTGATTTTGGTTGGTATTTAGATTTAAGAAAGTATGGTTCAGTGCCGCATTCTGGTTTTGGTTACGGTTTGGAAAGAATTGTGGCTTGGCTGTGTGGTTTAAAGCATATTCGAGAAAGCATTCCGTTTCCCAGATTGCTTAACAGGTTAAGGCCGTAA
- a CDS encoding VTT domain-containing protein produces MDLRDFIIAAGYLGLWLVIFAESGVLVGIFFPGDSLLFTAGLLAAQGYFDIGWLVILCFSAAVLGDSVGYTFGKRVGRNFFTRPDSFFFKQERLEQAKAFYQTHGGKTIILARFIPGVRTLAPILAGIGGMHYRTFIVYNLVGGFFWAIGVTILGYYLGTILPQADKYLLLIILAIIVFSVLPVLWQLLGDSKSRQVFKRWFKQKILNRKVE; encoded by the coding sequence ATGGATTTAAGAGATTTTATAATTGCTGCTGGATATTTAGGCTTGTGGTTGGTTATTTTTGCCGAGTCAGGTGTTTTGGTGGGAATTTTTTTTCCTGGTGACAGTTTGCTTTTTACCGCCGGTTTGTTAGCGGCCCAGGGTTATTTTGATATTGGCTGGTTGGTTATACTGTGTTTTAGTGCGGCTGTTTTAGGTGATAGTGTTGGTTATACGTTTGGTAAGAGGGTCGGTCGTAATTTTTTTACTAGACCGGATTCATTCTTTTTTAAGCAAGAGCGTTTGGAACAAGCCAAAGCGTTTTATCAGACGCACGGTGGTAAGACTATTATATTAGCCAGGTTTATTCCTGGTGTTCGTACCTTGGCGCCGATTTTGGCTGGTATTGGTGGCATGCACTATCGGACTTTTATTGTTTATAATTTAGTCGGTGGTTTTTTTTGGGCCATTGGTGTAACTATTTTGGGTTATTATTTGGGTACTATTTTGCCCCAGGCAGATAAGTATTTATTGCTAATAATTTTGGCTATAATTGTTTTTTCTGTTTTACCTGTTTTGTGGCAATTATTGGGCGATAGTAAAAGTCGTCAAGTCTTTAAAAGATGGTTTAAACAAAAAATTTTAAACCGTAAAGTTGAATAG